A region from the Etheostoma spectabile isolate EspeVRDwgs_2016 chromosome 9, UIUC_Espe_1.0, whole genome shotgun sequence genome encodes:
- the LOC116696064 gene encoding synapse-associated protein 1 isoform X1: MFKKWGTWLGVETENGQEEDEEEEEEGASIVVVSEDTNVPRNTPTAVSEREQTVAQPPQLLQKAKGFSGYIYDFASSASKKLSESVVETAQTLKKSVEEGKINGIIDKTILGDFQKEQERFVEEKKAKTSGAAVPPWVGHNEEETIQQQILALSADKRHFLRDPPAGVQFHFDFDQMYPVAMVMLEEDELLQKMRFHLVPKQVKEEAFWKNYFYRVSLIKQSAQLTALAAQQAAERRDVARTGSSPPETPHQKDVVKRKAPPAVCSIKPKSREEEEEISASPPGTEFVSEAFDSCKINEDDLRKEMEQLVLLPSTHQAETPDWERELQEELQEYDVLADNDNRDDNWDREIEEMLMEDS; encoded by the exons ATGTTTAAGAAGTGGGGAACGTGGCTTGGAGTAGAAACCGAAAATGGccaagaagaagacgaagaagaagaagaagaaggagcgTCTATTGTTGTTGTTAGTGAAGACACGAATGTCCCCCGAAACACACCGACTGCTGTCTCTGAAAGGGAGCAGACCGTTGCTCAACCGCCTCAGCTTCTCCAAAAAGCTAAGGGCTTCAGTG GCTACATTTATGATTTCGCCAGCAGTGCCTCAAAGAAACTGTCCGAGTCCGTCGTCGAAACAGCACAAACCCTAAAGAAAAGTGTGGAGGAAGGGAAGATCAATGGAATTATTGATAAG ACCATTTTGGGTGATTTCCAGAAAGAACAAGAAAGATTTGTTGAAGAGAAAAAAGCTAAAACATCTG GTGCTGCTGTACCACCATGGGTTGGTCATAATGAAGAGGAAACCATACAGCAACAGATTTTAGCGCTCTCAGCT GACAAAAGGCATTTTTTGCGAGATCCTCCGGCTGGGGTGCAAtttcactttgactttgatCAAATGTATCCAGTCGCCATGGTGATGTTGGAGGAAGACGAGCTCCTTCAGAAGATGCGCTTCCATCTGGTCCCCAAACA GGTGAAAGAGGAAGCCTTCTGGAAGAATTACTTCTACCGTGTGTCTTTGATCAAGCAGTCCGCTCAGCTCACGGCTCTGGCAGCACAACAGGCCGCTGAACGGAGAGACGTGGCGAGGACCGGCTCCAGTCCTCCTGAGACTCCTCATCAAAAGG ATGTAGTTAAACGGAAAGCGCCCCCTGCTGTCTGCAGTATCAAACCAAAGTCAAGGGAG gaagaagaggagatcTCCGCCAGCCCGCCCGGGACTGAATTTGTGAGCGAGGCTTTTGACTCATGCAAGATAAATGAGGACGACCTGCGCAAAGAAATGGAACAGCTGGTTCTGCTACCGAGCACACATCAGG CGGAGACCCCTGACTGGGAGAGAGAGCTGCAGGAGGAACTTCAGGAGTACGACGTGTTGGCCGATAACGACAACCGGGACGACAACTGGGACAGGGAGATCGAAGAGATGCTAATGGAGGACAGTTAG
- the LOC116696064 gene encoding synapse-associated protein 1 isoform X2 — translation MFKKWGTWLGVETENGQEEDEEEEEEGASIVVVSEDTNVPRNTPTAVSEREQTVAQPPQLLQKAKGFSGYIYDFASSASKKLSESVVETAQTLKKSVEEGKINGIIDKTILGDFQKEQERFVEEKKAKTSGAAVPPWVGHNEEETIQQQILALSADKRHFLRDPPAGVQFHFDFDQMYPVAMVMLEEDELLQKMRFHLVPKQVKEEAFWKNYFYRVSLIKQSAQLTALAAQQAAERRDVARTGSSPPETPHQKDVVKRKAPPAVCSIKPKSREEEEEISASPPGTEFVSEAFDSCKINEDDLRKEMEQLVLLPSTHQETPDWERELQEELQEYDVLADNDNRDDNWDREIEEMLMEDS, via the exons ATGTTTAAGAAGTGGGGAACGTGGCTTGGAGTAGAAACCGAAAATGGccaagaagaagacgaagaagaagaagaagaaggagcgTCTATTGTTGTTGTTAGTGAAGACACGAATGTCCCCCGAAACACACCGACTGCTGTCTCTGAAAGGGAGCAGACCGTTGCTCAACCGCCTCAGCTTCTCCAAAAAGCTAAGGGCTTCAGTG GCTACATTTATGATTTCGCCAGCAGTGCCTCAAAGAAACTGTCCGAGTCCGTCGTCGAAACAGCACAAACCCTAAAGAAAAGTGTGGAGGAAGGGAAGATCAATGGAATTATTGATAAG ACCATTTTGGGTGATTTCCAGAAAGAACAAGAAAGATTTGTTGAAGAGAAAAAAGCTAAAACATCTG GTGCTGCTGTACCACCATGGGTTGGTCATAATGAAGAGGAAACCATACAGCAACAGATTTTAGCGCTCTCAGCT GACAAAAGGCATTTTTTGCGAGATCCTCCGGCTGGGGTGCAAtttcactttgactttgatCAAATGTATCCAGTCGCCATGGTGATGTTGGAGGAAGACGAGCTCCTTCAGAAGATGCGCTTCCATCTGGTCCCCAAACA GGTGAAAGAGGAAGCCTTCTGGAAGAATTACTTCTACCGTGTGTCTTTGATCAAGCAGTCCGCTCAGCTCACGGCTCTGGCAGCACAACAGGCCGCTGAACGGAGAGACGTGGCGAGGACCGGCTCCAGTCCTCCTGAGACTCCTCATCAAAAGG ATGTAGTTAAACGGAAAGCGCCCCCTGCTGTCTGCAGTATCAAACCAAAGTCAAGGGAG gaagaagaggagatcTCCGCCAGCCCGCCCGGGACTGAATTTGTGAGCGAGGCTTTTGACTCATGCAAGATAAATGAGGACGACCTGCGCAAAGAAATGGAACAGCTGGTTCTGCTACCGAGCACACATCAGG AGACCCCTGACTGGGAGAGAGAGCTGCAGGAGGAACTTCAGGAGTACGACGTGTTGGCCGATAACGACAACCGGGACGACAACTGGGACAGGGAGATCGAAGAGATGCTAATGGAGGACAGTTAG